A genomic region of Gossypium hirsutum isolate 1008001.06 chromosome D01, Gossypium_hirsutum_v2.1, whole genome shotgun sequence contains the following coding sequences:
- the LOC107922019 gene encoding uncharacterized protein — MIADPKSCDVLFVFVLFAIISSSNALVSTPYPKAISDLKEAVVKGLGFQADDFKISGFDLRDALVGHSVAYEFDIEIDNKVIPFKLLEDVNRWEYVDLPIFRVEEPARPGVENGLVEHKRISDNGLPVLAPFQLAGPMELWIQDAKDMRISLPHDVDAGVLKKVMLADGAVVTVKGARSVSLRHPIDLPLPLNRTHNGFASGLMAIAEHLRRACCSQDAPLLSLRIVGPTSLTVPSSSNNKLKLKRLAPGLVELSSMSKTKTMDALSSIDLQGEAATVLTPKHFSTMWPFASINGSNANLIGFERLLSSVLDSKANKKGYFKLLKADVSAQTFVKIGFGIEKKLKEGDGFNLEGFPEWRTKPEIVSMHFEVLAKVDGENVIPERIMQVNPVAVEDAIAPHVLARNMTMSSTPVVYTPSNPFTL, encoded by the exons ATGATCGCCGATCCTAAATCTTGTGACGTGCTGTTCGTTTTCGTTTTATTTGCGATTATATCCTCTTCCAACGCCTTGGTTTCCACTCCCTATCCTAAGGCCATCTCT GATTTAAAAGAGGCAGTTGTGAAGGGATTGGGATTCCAAGCCGATGATTTTAAGATTTCAGGGTTCGATCTCAGAGATGCCCTTGTGGGCCATTCTGTGGCATATGAATTCGACATTGAAATCGATAACAAAGTGATTCCTTTTAAGCTCTTGGAGGATGTAAATCGTTGGGAATATGTTGATTTGCCCATTTTTAGGGTGGAAGAGCCAGCTAGACCCGGAGTTGAAAATGGGTTGGTGGAGCATAAGAGGATATCGGACAATGGGTTACCCGTTTTGGCCCCGTTTCAGCTGGCTGGACCCATGGAACTCTGGATTCAAGATGCCAAAGATATGCGAATCTCCTTGCCG CATGATGTGGATGCTGGTGTCTTGAAAAAGGTAATGTTAGCAGATGGCGCTGTGGTAACTGTCAAGGGTGCAAGATCAGTTAGCCTGCGCCATCCAATTGATCTTCCGTTACCTCTTAACAGAACTCATAATGGATTCGCATCTGGTCTTATGGCTATTGCCGAGCATCTTCGTCGTGCTTGTTGCAGTCAAGACGCCCCACTCCTTTCTCTTCGCATTGTTGGCCCAACTTCCCTTACTGTCCCATCTTCTTCAAATAACAAGTTGAAGCTTAAGCGACTTGCACCTGGTCTTGTGGAATTATCTTCAATGTCTAAAACTAAGACCATGGATGCCCTCTCCTCTATTGATTTACAAGGAGAAGCCGCTACAGTTCTAACCCCAAAGCATTTCTCTACAATGTGGCCTTTTGCGTCCATCAATGGTTCCAATGCTAATTTAATTGGTTTCGAGAGACTGCTATCATCTGTGCTGGATTCAAAGGCAAACAAGAAAGGATACTTTAAGTTACTGAAGGCTGATGTGTCAGCTCAAACATTTGTGAAGATTGGTTTTGGGATCGAGAAGAAGTTGAAAGAAGGAGATGGGTTTAATTTGGAGGGCTTTCCAGAGTGGAGGACAAAGCCTGAGATAGTGAGTATGCATTTTGAGGTACTGGCTAAGGTTGATGGCGAGAATGTTATACCGGAGAGAATCATGCAGGTTAACCCTGTTGCTGTGGAGGATGCAATTGCACCACACGTGCTAGCAAGGAACATGACCATGTCTTCCACACCTGTTGTTTACACTCCTTCAAATCCCTTCACCTTGTAA
- the LOC107922020 gene encoding malate dehydrogenase 2, peroxisomal: MEFSSEANQRIARLAAHLQPQMEESSILRRADCRAKGGSPGFKVAILGAAGGIGQPLAMLMKMNPLVSVLHLYDVVNSPGVTADLSHMDTGAVVRGFLGQPQLESALTGMDLVIIPAGVPRKPGMTRDDLFNINAGIVKTLCEGVAKCSPNAIVNLISNPVNSTVPIAAEVFKKAGTYDPKRLLGVTTLDVVRANTFVAEVLGLDPREVNVPVVGGHSGVTILPLLSQVKPPSSFTPEETEYLTNRIQNGGTEVVEAKAGAGSATLSMAYAAVKFADACLRGLRGDAGVVECAFVASEVTELPFFATKVRLGRTGAEEVYQLGPLNEYERVGLEKAKEELAGSIQKGIAFIKK; the protein is encoded by the exons atggagtttaGTTCAGAGGCTAACCAGCGCATTGCCAGGCTCGCAGCCCATCTCCAACCTCAG ATGGAGGAAAGTTCTATTTTGAGGCGAGCTGACTGTAGAGCGAAAGGAGGGTCACCAGGGTTCAAAGTTGCTATCTTAGGAGCAGCTGGAGGCATTGGCCAGCCTCTTGCAATGTTAATGAAGATGAATCCTCTCGTCTCGGTTCTTCATCTTTACGATGTTGTGAACTCTCCTGGTGTCACAGCTGACCTCAGTCACATGGATACTGGTGCTGTG GTTCGTGGTTTCCTAGGGCAGCCGCAGCTTGAGAGTGCGTTGACCGGCATGGACCTTGTGATCATACCTGCTGGTGTTCCAAGGAAGCCTGGAATGACAAGGGATGACCTTTTCAACATCAATGCTGGAATTGTCAAGACACTTTGTGAAGGAGTTGCAAAGTGCAGCCCAAATGCAATTGTTAATCTGATCAGCAATCCAGTGAATTCTACAGTTCCAATAGCAGCAGAGGTTTTTAAGAAGGCCGGTACTTACGATCCAAAGCGACTTTTGGGAGTGACAACTCTTGATGTCGTCAGAGCTAACACTTTTGTG GCAGAAGTCCTGGGACTTGATCCTAGAGAGGTTAATGTTCCAGTTGTCGGAGGTCATTCAGGAGTAACAATTTTGCCTCTTTTGTCACAG GTCAAACCTCCAAGCAGCTTCACTCCTGAAGAAACTGAATACCTAACAAATCGCATTCAAAACGGTGGAACAGAAGTTGTTGAG GCAAAAGCTGGGGCTGGATCTGCTACTTTGTCAATG GCATATGCAGCTGTCAAGTTTGCAGATGCATGTCTCCGAGGCTTGAGAGGAGATGCCGGAGTCGTGGAATGTGCCTTTGTAGCTTCCGAG GTTACCGAACTTCCTTTCTTTGCAACCAAGGTACGACTTGGTCGTACTGGAGCTGAGGAAGTCTATCAACTAGGGCCTCTAAACGAATATGAGAG GGTTGGTTTGGAGAAAGCAAAGGAAGAGTTAGCTGGAAGCATTCAAAAGGGTATTGCCTTCATCAAGAAATGA